The sequence below is a genomic window from Calditrichota bacterium.
TGGCGCCTACTTTCTAACCGACGATCATCGTCAGCATTCGCACATCGTGCAGATCAAGGTCAACTCCGACTTGCCTCTCGGAGGCGCCCATCTGCCGTTGGTCGTGATCCGCATCGGCAAACGCAGCCGTATGAAGATACTTCTCGAACTGAACGCCCGCTCCAGGGGGGTCTCATTATTCGCGTCACAGACCCGGATCGTCCTTGATGAAGGTGCGCGGCTTGACCTGATGTTGATGAGCGACTGCGATTCGGAAGTCCGGTTTTATGACCACCTGAATGCCCGGCTCGGTCGCGAATCCGAACTGCGGCTGACATGGGGGGATTTCACACGCGGGACGACGGTCTCCCGGCGGGAAGCGCTGCTCACCGGACCCGGCGCCGAGGCTACGATGCGCGGAGGCCATATCGGAGGCGAAACCAGCCATCTCGATCTGCGGACGCTCCAGTTACATACCGCCGAGGTTACGACCAGCAACTTGCTCTACAAGGCGGCACTCTTCGGGCAGGCAAAGTCGGTCTATCAAGGACTGATCAATGTCGCCCCGACAGCACAAATGGCGAACGCCTATCAATTGAACCGCAACCTGTTGATGTCTGAAGGGGCGAGAGCCGACAGCATTCCGAAACTAGAAATTCTGGTCGATGAGGTGCGGTGCACCCATGGCGCTACAGCGGGTAAGGTCGATCCGGAAGCACTCTTCTATCTGATGAGCCGGGGCTTGGGCGAGGCTGAAGCGACACACCTGCTCCTTGACGGCTTCATCAGCGAAATCGTATCGGGCGAGGTTCCGACCGATTTCGGAGTCTATTTCAGGGGCAGAATGCAGGAGAGATTGAAGAAGGCGATGGAGGCGAGATTATGATAATGGGGATAACAATCCGCAGATTCAAGGGCATCGAGGAATTATCAATTCCCCTCGATGACGTCGTTATTTTTGCTGGGCCTAACAACTCCCACAAGACTACGGCGCTTCAAGCCCTTGTGATGTGGCAGCGCGCTCTGCAGAAGTGGTACCAGAAACGTGGCAGATCCAAGGGAACGAAGAAAATCGGGGTAGCGCTTGCTCGTACCGATCTAGTTACATCAAAGAGCGATATTCGGGGGTTATGGTTTGACAAGCAAGTCTATTTAGGAGTGAATGATCCTTCCAAGATAGAAATCATTGTTGACGGCATAAATGAGGAAGGGAATGAATGGAACCTCGGTATGGAATTGCAGTTCAGCTCGGATGAGCAATTGATTGTCAGACCAATTCGGACGGAATCGAATTTCGATTTACCTCCCGATATACCTCAAGAGGCACTCAATGTAAAGATCGTGCATCTTCCGGCACTTGCCGGTATTCCTTCTATGGAGGATTATCTTGGGACAGATTCTCAAGATCGCTATGTTGAGGAGGGCCGAGGCGGTGATGTGCTTAGGAGTATCATCTATGATCTTCATTTGCAACATTGGAACACGCAGCCTAAAGGGCGAAAGACACGGAGAGATTATTTGGAGCACTCCAAATGGGGTGACTTGCAGAGGATATTGAAGAGGTTTTTCGGAGTTGAACTTCTTGAACCCGAGAAAGTCGGAGGACAATTATGGGTATGGTATAAGCAATTGGATAGTGGCCGCAATAATGCCCTGAAACTGGAAATAACAAGCGCCGGCAGCGGATTTCTACAGACCTTATTGATTTTTGCTTATTTAAACTCAAGGGAAGGAAAGATATTATTGCTGGATGAGCCCGACGCGCATCTCGAGTGGCGCAAGCAGGAGGAAATATATAATGAGCTCAAAGAATTGGCAAAAGGGAGAAAGTCACAACTAATTGTTAGCAGTCACTCTGAAGTTATTATTAATCAAGAAGATAGACAGACTATCGTTTGTTTTCCGCAAGGCCGGCCTTTAATCGAGCGAGAAGAAGTTCAGCATCTAAGGAGATTGCTTCGCGAGGTGCCAACCGTTGATATCATCGAGTTGAAGCGAGTAGCTGCGATTCTCTATTGTGAGGATTTTACAGATCGCGAAATCCTCTTGGCGTGGGCAAACAAATGCAATTTAATGGCAGCTGAGATAATTCAGAACATCCATTTTCACCCCATAGGCGGTAATAGCATTGCGGCGGCGAAAAGGAATTTCGAAGCACTTAGGTTAATCTACTCTAACATTAAAGGATTCATTATAGTCGATCGTCTCGAAAGAGGGGGAAGCCCAAGATCGTCAAAAGAACTTTTTATTAGGACTTGGAAAAGAAGAGAGATAGAAAATTATCTTCTTGTTCCTAATGCACTTGCACGTTTCTGCAGGCTCGAAGGTGGCGAAATGTTTGGTCAAAAGGCACGAGAACTGTTAGAGGGTCGTTATTTTACTCCAGAGGCTATTGGCAACCCGATGAATGACAGCA
It includes:
- a CDS encoding SufD family Fe-S cluster assembly protein is translated as MADLLAVSPTRSSASLLSGWGEQSARTLSESLREPPTLMAQRLEALKRIKITPWPSGIDETWRRTDPRLFSKEKFALASDGLSVAFDPPAEYPFQCGSFGSQKAPWDESVMQAIVEVPEDTDSPGIGLLQVAFWQNGAYFLTDDHRQHSHIVQIKVNSDLPLGGAHLPLVVIRIGKRSRMKILLELNARSRGVSLFASQTRIVLDEGARLDLMLMSDCDSEVRFYDHLNARLGRESELRLTWGDFTRGTTVSRREALLTGPGAEATMRGGHIGGETSHLDLRTLQLHTAEVTTSNLLYKAALFGQAKSVYQGLINVAPTAQMANAYQLNRNLLMSEGARADSIPKLEILVDEVRCTHGATAGKVDPEALFYLMSRGLGEAEATHLLLDGFISEIVSGEVPTDFGVYFRGRMQERLKKAMEARL
- a CDS encoding ATP-binding protein, whose amino-acid sequence is MIMGITIRRFKGIEELSIPLDDVVIFAGPNNSHKTTALQALVMWQRALQKWYQKRGRSKGTKKIGVALARTDLVTSKSDIRGLWFDKQVYLGVNDPSKIEIIVDGINEEGNEWNLGMELQFSSDEQLIVRPIRTESNFDLPPDIPQEALNVKIVHLPALAGIPSMEDYLGTDSQDRYVEEGRGGDVLRSIIYDLHLQHWNTQPKGRKTRRDYLEHSKWGDLQRILKRFFGVELLEPEKVGGQLWVWYKQLDSGRNNALKLEITSAGSGFLQTLLIFAYLNSREGKILLLDEPDAHLEWRKQEEIYNELKELAKGRKSQLIVSSHSEVIINQEDRQTIVCFPQGRPLIEREEVQHLRRLLREVPTVDIIELKRVAAILYCEDFTDREILLAWANKCNLMAAEIIQNIHFHPIGGNSIAAAKRNFEALRLIYSNIKGFIIVDRLERGGSPRSSKELFIRTWKRREIENYLLVPNALARFCRLEGGEMFGQKARELLEGRYFTPEAIGNPMNDSIHFLYNYKASDEILNPFFREYSDITGRRRIIAKHDYHKIAACMEESELHADIIETLNQILHHFA